The following proteins are encoded in a genomic region of Phragmites australis chromosome 9, lpPhrAust1.1, whole genome shotgun sequence:
- the LOC133929890 gene encoding protein SODIUM POTASSIUM ROOT DEFECTIVE 2-like: MRRLRIGKVLDCFSFALCASTCVCIRALEDEEEAAVERKALVGDHRQLEQALRLKDVVDGTRTLGFHLEPKTVELRVSMHCNGCARKVQKHISKMEGVTSFEVDLESKKVVVMGDVTPFEVLQSVSKVKFAQLWMAPN; this comes from the exons ATGAGGAGGCTGCGCATTGGCAAGGTCCTGGACTGCTTCTCCTTCGCCCTGTGCGCGAGCACCTGCGTCTGCATTCGCGCGCTggaagacgaggaggaggcggccgtcgAGAGGAAGGCGCTGGTGGGCGATCACCGGCAACTGGAGCAGGCGCTGAGGCTCAAGGACGTCGTCGATGGAACCAGGACGCTCGGCTTCCATCTAGAACCGAAG ACGGTGGAGCTCAGGGTGTCCATGCACTGCAACGGGTGCGCCAGGAAAGTTCAGAAACACATCTCCAAGATGGAAG GTGTGACATCGTTCGAGGTGGATTTGGAGAGCAAGAAGGTGGTGGTGATGGGGGACGTCACGCCGTTCGAGGTGCTGCAGAGCGTCTCCAAGGTGAAGTTCGCGCAGCTGTGGATGGCCCCCAACTGA